A portion of the Glandiceps talaboti chromosome 13, keGlaTala1.1, whole genome shotgun sequence genome contains these proteins:
- the LOC144445097 gene encoding splicing factor 1-like isoform X4, with translation MNMAATGANSIPLGKPNPGFGHPVGGRTSNESMLNAAREAAARIAEKRRVGVAAQNHEIGDGMSKKKRRSRWEQPTETKPPVPTVLPPNLTPDQEKQFLLHLQIEELSRRLRTGDLGIPPNPEDRSPSPEPIYNTEGKRLNTREYRTRKKIEEERHKHIQEALTLNTEYKPPADYKPPVQRVSDRVMIPQDKHPDINFVGLLIGPRGNTLKKMEKETGAKIMIRGKGSVKEGKVGRKDGQPLPGEDEPLHALVTANNAESVKKAVDQINEIIKQGIETPEGQNDLRRMQLRELAKLNGTLREDDTIRCTNCGASSHRTWQCPERQNITNTVVCTNCGGTGHIAADCRQRRDGGGGGGGGGGGFGPQNTVDKAKMDSEYLSLMAELGEGPPPPVSSSSSSHNHPSGPRPLLSTPISNHPPPLLSFQMSQNAPPPWMNKDKPPSLMENRPPSLLGSGPNQPPPSLMSQQVQPPNNMPPPPPPSGMSNQSWAQPPPAPPTSMAGPVPPPPPPSLLAAPPPPPPSSEPPPPPQPTSQPWQIQTM, from the exons ATGAATATGGCAGCAACAGGAGCCAACAGCATCCCACTGGGAAAGCCAAATCCAGGGTTTGGGCATCCAGTGGGAGGCAGAACGTCGAACGAATCTATGTTGAATGCCGCCAGAGAGGCTGCAGCAAGAATAGCTGAAAAACGAAGAGTAGGTGTTGCGGctcaaaatcatgaaattggcGATGGAATGT CAAAGAAGAAAAGGCGAAGTCGGTGGGAACAGCCAACTGAAACGAAACCACCCGTTCCAACAGTTCTGCCACCAAATTTGACCCCTGATCAAGAAAAACAATTTCTGT TGCACTTACAAATAGAGGAACTGAGTCGACGGCTACGTACAGGTGACCTTGGTATTCCACCAAACCCAGAAGATAG ATCACCATCTCCAGAACCTATATATAATACTGAAGGGAAGCGTTTGAATACCAGAGAATATCGTACAAGGAAGAAGATTGAAGAAGAACGCCACAAGCATATTCAAGAAGCTCTGACTTTGAACACAGAGTATAAACCACCTGCTGACTATAA ACCTCCAGTACAGAGAGTCAGTGACAGAGTTATGATTCCTCAAGATAAACATCCAGACATCAACTTTGTTGGACTCCTCATTGGACCAAG AGGAAACACTCTGAAGAAAATGGAAAAAGAAACTGGAGCAAAGATCATGATCCGAGGCAAGGGATCTGTGAAGGAAGGGAAAGTGGGCCGCAAAGATGGACAACCATTACCGGGAGAAGATGAACCTTTGCATGCTTTAGTAACAGCTAACAATGCAGAGAGTGTGAAGAAAGCAGTGGACCAG atcaatgaaataatcaagcAGGGAATTGAGACTCCTGAGGGCCAGAACGATCTGCGCCGCATGCAACTACGGGAACTTGCCAAACTGAACGGCACCTTGCGAGAGGATGACACTATAAG GTGTACAAACTGTGGAGCTAGTAGTCATCGCACATGGCAGTGTCCAGAGagacaaaacattacaaatactGTCGTATGTACCAATTGTGGTGGTACTGGACACATTGCTGCTGACTGTAGACAGAGAAGAGATGGTGgaggtggcggtggtggtggtggtggtggatttGGACCTCAGAATACTGTAGATAAAGCTAAAATGGACAGTGAA TACTTGTCATTGATGGCAGAATTAGGAGAGGGTCCACCACCCccagtatcatcatcatcatcctcacaTAATCATCCATCAGGACCAAGACCATTGCTATCAACTCCTATCAGTAATCATCCTCCACCACTG TTATCCTTTCAGATGAGTCAGAATGCACCGCCACCATGGATGAATAAAGACAAACCACCCAGTCTAATGGAAAACAGACCACCCAGTTTACTTGGATCTGGTCCTAACCAGCCACCACCCAGCCTTATGTCACAACAAGTGCAGCCCCCAAATAACATGCCTCCTCCACCCCCTCCATCTGGGATGTCAAATCAAAGTTGGGCTCAACCTCCCCCAGCACCTCCAACCTCTATGGCTGGTCCAG taccaccaccaccgcccCCTTCTTTGTTGGCagcaccaccacccccaccaccatcaAGTGAGCCCCCTCCACCACCTCAGCCAACTAGTCAACCGTGGCAAATACAGACAA TGTGA